In Halovivax gelatinilyticus, the following are encoded in one genomic region:
- a CDS encoding CBS pair associated ParBc domain-containing protein, with amino-acid sequence MDEAWRGSKPQVGEYMTPDVATVSPDETVKAVSVRIAESENHSGYPVCERRRVEGFVSARDLLLADDDEPIWKVMTTDLIVAHPEMKVTDAARVILRSGIQKLPVVDDAGNLVGIISNADVIRSQIERATPEKVGKLIRTLENIHGVEFDETRRTVPLSELIPTQGRVYADELEGRRYELEHGLAEPLVVIDNAGTLLLADGHHRTLAADRLEIDEMDAYVIETHQAIDLGMARTARKEDLDSLDDIEVVDYARHPLVETTKRLQAEGE; translated from the coding sequence ATGGACGAGGCGTGGCGTGGAAGCAAGCCCCAGGTCGGCGAGTACATGACCCCCGACGTCGCGACAGTTTCGCCCGACGAGACCGTCAAGGCGGTCTCGGTCCGCATCGCCGAGAGCGAAAACCACAGCGGCTACCCGGTCTGTGAGCGCAGACGAGTCGAGGGATTCGTCAGCGCCCGCGACCTCCTCCTCGCCGACGACGACGAACCCATCTGGAAAGTGATGACGACGGACCTGATCGTCGCCCACCCGGAGATGAAGGTGACCGACGCCGCCCGCGTCATCCTCCGGTCTGGCATCCAGAAGCTACCGGTCGTCGACGACGCGGGAAACCTCGTCGGCATCATCTCGAACGCCGACGTCATCCGCAGTCAGATCGAGCGCGCGACGCCCGAAAAGGTGGGAAAGCTCATCCGCACGCTAGAGAACATCCACGGCGTCGAATTCGACGAGACGCGACGGACCGTTCCGCTCTCGGAACTGATCCCGACGCAGGGACGCGTCTACGCCGACGAATTAGAGGGACGGCGCTACGAACTCGAACACGGGCTGGCCGAACCGCTCGTCGTGATCGACAACGCCGGCACGCTCTTGCTCGCCGACGGTCACCATCGGACGCTCGCCGCCGACCGCCTCGAGATCGACGAGATGGACGCCTACGTCATCGAAACGCACCAGGCCATCGATCTCGGGATGGCCCGAACGGCGAGGAAAGAGGATCTCGACTCGCTGGACGATATCGAGGTCGTCGACTACGCGAGACACCCGCTCGTCGAGACGACGAAGCGATTGCAGGCCGAAGGTGAATGA
- a CDS encoding NuoI/complex I 23 kDa subunit family protein — MIGLLKSMATTMRHALDGSTFTVEYPEESPDVSPRFRGVHKFSQERCIWCRQCEKVCPNDTIQIVMDDQRNGEQYNLHIGQCIYCRLCEEVCPTDAILLTQNFEFTGDTKSDLVYNKEQLKAVPWYKDIDPLEAREPDRGGWIGEGDGEVDYQ, encoded by the coding sequence ATGATCGGATTACTGAAATCGATGGCCACGACGATGCGACACGCACTGGACGGCTCGACGTTCACCGTCGAGTATCCAGAAGAGAGTCCGGACGTCTCCCCGCGGTTCCGGGGCGTCCACAAGTTCAGCCAGGAACGGTGTATCTGGTGTCGCCAGTGTGAGAAGGTCTGTCCGAACGACACCATCCAGATCGTGATGGACGACCAGCGAAACGGCGAACAGTACAACCTTCACATCGGCCAGTGCATCTACTGTCGCCTCTGTGAGGAAGTCTGTCCGACCGACGCCATTTTGCTCACACAGAACTTCGAGTTCACCGGCGACACGAAGTCGGACCTGGTCTACAACAAAGAGCAGTTGAAGGCCGTTCCGTGGTACAAAGACATCGATCCGCTGGAGGCCAGAGAGCCCGACCGCGGCGGCTGGATCGGCGAAGGTGACGGCGAGGTGGACTACCAATGA
- the nuoK gene encoding NADH-quinone oxidoreductase subunit NuoK, which produces MIGIEHYLGLSAALFCIGLFGILTRRNALMFLMSVELMVNAAAINLVAFALYYGTLTGQVFTLFVLGLAAAEVAVGLGIILVLHRNYGTIDVTAPTTMRW; this is translated from the coding sequence ATGATCGGCATCGAGCACTACCTCGGCCTGTCCGCCGCGCTGTTTTGCATCGGGTTGTTCGGCATCCTGACCCGTCGCAACGCCCTGATGTTCTTGATGTCCGTCGAGTTGATGGTTAATGCAGCGGCGATCAACCTGGTCGCATTCGCACTCTACTACGGGACGCTCACCGGACAGGTGTTCACGCTGTTCGTTCTCGGGCTGGCGGCGGCGGAGGTCGCCGTCGGCCTGGGCATCATCCTGGTACTGCACCGAAACTACGGCACGATCGACGTGACGGCACCGACGACGATGAGGTGGTAA
- a CDS encoding ABC transporter permease: MVTKSGHGYPASTVEATDGEQTGRLIATRRLTRAVFAKQLILLKRYWINTSMLLVTMYVFFAMIFYGGQAAAGPAIESSLDGIVVGFFLFTASLAAFFATAQDIQREAQWGTLEQLFMSPHGIGQVMAVKSVWNVAFSVGLSFVLLSVMLATTDRALSIDVLTITVITVLAVASVLGIGFLFAGLSLLYKRIENVQQIMQFGFIGLIAVPATETSRLMGLLPLSQGSAMLHASMTENVALWEFQAGDLAILTAAGLLYLCAGYLTFHLCVRRARRLGVMGHY; the protein is encoded by the coding sequence GTGGTGACGAAAAGCGGACACGGGTATCCTGCGTCCACCGTGGAGGCGACCGACGGCGAGCAGACGGGACGACTGATCGCGACGCGACGACTCACGCGAGCGGTGTTCGCAAAGCAACTCATCCTGCTCAAACGCTACTGGATCAACACCTCCATGCTGCTCGTGACGATGTACGTCTTCTTCGCGATGATCTTCTACGGCGGGCAGGCCGCGGCCGGGCCCGCGATCGAGAGCTCGCTCGACGGGATCGTCGTCGGATTCTTCCTCTTTACAGCGAGCCTCGCCGCGTTCTTCGCGACGGCACAGGACATCCAGCGCGAAGCCCAGTGGGGAACCTTAGAACAGTTGTTCATGTCGCCTCACGGGATCGGCCAGGTCATGGCGGTCAAGTCCGTCTGGAACGTGGCGTTCAGCGTCGGGCTCTCGTTCGTGCTCCTTTCGGTGATGCTCGCGACGACCGATCGCGCGCTCTCGATCGACGTCCTCACGATCACCGTGATCACGGTGCTCGCCGTGGCGTCGGTGCTCGGCATCGGCTTTCTGTTCGCCGGACTCTCGCTGCTGTACAAACGAATCGAGAACGTCCAGCAGATCATGCAGTTCGGTTTCATCGGCCTGATTGCAGTACCCGCGACGGAGACGTCTCGGCTGATGGGGCTGCTTCCGCTGAGCCAGGGCAGTGCGATGTTACACGCGTCGATGACCGAGAACGTCGCACTCTGGGAGTTCCAGGCTGGTGATCTGGCTATCCTCACGGCGGCTGGGTTGCTGTACCTCTGCGCCGGCTACCTGACGTTTCACCTCTGTGTACGACGGGCCCGTCGACTCGGCGTGATGGGCCACTACTGA
- a CDS encoding NADH-quinone oxidoreductase subunit N: protein MEPIQLPDITALAPALILALAALVVFTLDSINPGSTDRSLLAGTTVVGAIGSLVVGVWFLLAGVGTPEPDGFGEVGVFADQLVVDQLALFFMIVTAIVTALVAIASYDYMDGHAYQAEYYSLVLLAATGMATMAAANSLVTVFIALELASLPSYALVAILKDNRGSVEAGMKYFLLGALSSAILIYGISLVYGATGGLHLEIIADAISGETGQHPVTGEAYDVANYTGILGVGLLMILGGFAFKMASVPFHFWAPEAYEGAPAPIAAFLSSASKAAGFVITIRVFAEAFPLEATAAVIGFDWTLVFAVLAVVTMTVGNFAAAVQNNVKRMLAYSSIGHAGYALIGLAGAGAGAGDLVLGAALMHLFVYAFMNTGAFLFVGLAEYWGVGRTFADYNGLGRRAPMACLALTIFMFSLAGVPPLSGFWSKYVLFTGAISVGSTAMLIVAAALVVNSALSLYYYSRLVKAVWIEEPLTEREPLARPIGLYAAVLAAAVMTVAILPGFGPVAEAAIDAAGAILS, encoded by the coding sequence ATAGAACCGATTCAGCTACCCGACATCACCGCGCTCGCACCGGCGCTCATCCTTGCGCTGGCCGCGCTGGTCGTCTTCACGCTCGATAGTATCAACCCCGGATCGACCGACCGCTCGCTGCTCGCGGGGACGACCGTCGTCGGTGCGATCGGCTCGCTCGTCGTCGGTGTCTGGTTCCTGCTCGCCGGCGTCGGCACGCCCGAGCCGGACGGATTCGGCGAAGTTGGCGTCTTCGCAGACCAGCTCGTCGTCGACCAGCTGGCGCTGTTCTTCATGATCGTCACCGCGATCGTCACGGCGCTCGTCGCGATCGCGAGTTACGACTACATGGACGGCCACGCCTACCAGGCCGAGTACTACTCGCTCGTCCTGTTGGCGGCGACCGGCATGGCGACGATGGCGGCCGCGAACAGCCTCGTGACGGTCTTCATCGCGCTCGAGCTCGCGAGCCTGCCGTCGTACGCCCTGGTAGCCATCTTGAAGGACAACCGCGGGAGCGTCGAGGCGGGAATGAAGTACTTCCTGCTGGGTGCGCTCTCGTCGGCGATCCTCATTTACGGGATCAGCCTGGTGTACGGGGCGACCGGCGGCCTCCACCTCGAGATAATCGCCGACGCCATCTCCGGCGAGACCGGCCAGCACCCGGTCACCGGCGAGGCCTACGACGTGGCGAATTACACCGGCATTCTCGGCGTCGGCCTCCTGATGATTCTGGGCGGGTTCGCGTTCAAGATGGCGAGCGTTCCCTTCCACTTCTGGGCGCCGGAGGCCTACGAAGGGGCGCCGGCACCGATCGCCGCCTTCCTCTCGTCGGCGTCGAAGGCGGCCGGATTCGTCATCACGATCCGCGTCTTCGCCGAGGCGTTCCCGTTAGAGGCGACGGCGGCCGTGATCGGCTTCGACTGGACGCTCGTCTTCGCGGTGCTCGCCGTCGTCACGATGACGGTCGGAAACTTCGCCGCGGCCGTCCAGAACAACGTAAAGCGCATGCTCGCGTACTCGTCGATCGGTCACGCCGGCTACGCGCTTATCGGCCTGGCCGGGGCCGGTGCCGGCGCGGGCGACCTCGTGCTCGGTGCCGCGCTGATGCACCTGTTCGTCTACGCCTTCATGAACACCGGCGCGTTCCTCTTCGTCGGCCTGGCCGAGTACTGGGGCGTCGGCCGGACGTTCGCAGATTACAACGGTCTCGGTCGACGCGCCCCGATGGCCTGTCTGGCGCTGACGATCTTCATGTTCAGCCTGGCGGGCGTTCCGCCGCTCAGCGGGTTCTGGAGCAAGTACGTCCTCTTTACGGGGGCGATCAGCGTCGGCAGTACGGCGATGCTGATCGTCGCGGCCGCTCTCGTCGTTAACAGCGCGCTCTCGCTGTACTACTACTCGCGACTCGTAAAGGCCGTCTGGATCGAAGAGCCGCTCACAGAACGCGAACCACTCGCCAGACCGATCGGCCTCTACGCGGCGGTGCTCGCGGCGGCGGTCATGACGGTCGCCATCCTGCCCGGCTTCGGACCCGTCGCCGAGGCGGCGATAGACGCGGCCGGCGCGATCTTGTCCTGA
- a CDS encoding DHH family phosphoesterase, translated as MVPRLVLGCGDVGARLVEAVESTTCLVDDPETVERLRAGGIAAQRGDPTDQSTIASFDPPRSVLVAGDRTDRNVQSAEAAREAFPAARLTVYIGGNPTADARRRLDAVANDVVEPTRAIANWVLDRAASPEAETARRLRNVLTSIDGPLAVVTHDNPDPDAIASAVALVGLAESVGLEADACYYGEISHQENRAMVNLLDLDLVTLEASSDIDAYEAIALVDHSRPGINDGLPADADVDIVIDHHPPRGPVAGRFVDIRTIAGATSTVLTEYVERFQTGFDRKTATALLYGIRIDTNDFTRETTALDFRAAATLRPYVDRAMLERIEQPTIDAETFETIARAIKGRSTYDDVVVASAGRIASRDALPQAADRLLSMDGIRTTLVYGFMAEMVYLSARSRDRELDLGEVIRDAFEPIGSAGGHSDMAGAQLEIGVLGRVDDGDVHADAIVEAVEEVVEKRFIEAVESQPGTPVGSYTRESEVLFEADGV; from the coding sequence ATGGTACCTCGGCTCGTTCTCGGCTGTGGCGACGTCGGCGCGCGTCTCGTCGAGGCCGTCGAGTCTACAACCTGTCTCGTCGACGATCCGGAGACGGTCGAGCGTCTCAGAGCGGGCGGAATCGCCGCCCAGCGCGGCGATCCGACGGATCAATCGACGATCGCCTCGTTCGACCCGCCGCGGTCGGTCCTCGTCGCCGGGGATCGAACCGATCGGAACGTGCAGTCGGCTGAAGCCGCACGAGAGGCGTTCCCGGCAGCACGACTGACCGTCTACATCGGGGGCAATCCAACCGCTGACGCGCGACGACGACTCGACGCGGTCGCAAACGACGTCGTCGAGCCGACGCGGGCGATCGCGAACTGGGTGCTCGATCGGGCGGCTAGCCCCGAAGCCGAGACCGCTCGTCGATTGCGGAACGTCCTGACGTCGATCGACGGGCCGCTCGCGGTCGTCACCCACGACAATCCGGATCCCGACGCGATCGCGAGCGCAGTCGCCCTCGTCGGCCTCGCCGAGTCGGTCGGGCTCGAAGCCGACGCCTGTTACTACGGAGAGATCTCACACCAGGAGAACCGGGCGATGGTCAACTTACTAGATCTCGATCTCGTAACCCTAGAGGCGTCGTCCGATATCGACGCCTACGAGGCGATCGCACTCGTCGACCACTCGCGACCCGGGATCAACGACGGACTCCCGGCGGACGCGGATGTCGACATCGTTATCGATCACCACCCGCCGCGTGGACCGGTCGCCGGCCGGTTCGTCGACATCCGAACGATCGCCGGCGCGACCAGCACCGTGTTGACCGAGTACGTAGAGCGGTTTCAGACCGGATTCGACCGGAAGACGGCCACCGCACTCCTGTACGGCATCCGGATCGACACGAACGACTTCACCCGCGAGACGACGGCACTCGATTTCAGAGCCGCGGCGACGCTCAGACCCTACGTCGATCGGGCGATGCTCGAACGCATCGAGCAGCCGACGATCGACGCAGAGACCTTCGAGACGATCGCCAGGGCGATCAAAGGGCGGTCGACGTACGACGACGTCGTCGTCGCGAGTGCCGGGCGGATCGCTAGCCGAGACGCGCTCCCGCAGGCGGCCGATCGGTTGCTCTCGATGGACGGAATTCGGACGACGCTCGTCTACGGGTTTATGGCGGAGATGGTCTACCTCTCGGCGCGCTCACGCGATCGAGAACTCGATCTCGGCGAGGTGATCCGAGACGCGTTCGAACCGATCGGCAGCGCGGGCGGACACAGCGATATGGCCGGCGCGCAACTGGAGATCGGCGTGCTGGGACGGGTCGATGACGGCGACGTCCACGCCGACGCGATCGTCGAGGCCGTCGAGGAGGTCGTCGAGAAGCGGTTCATCGAGGCGGTCGAGAGTCAGCCGGGTACGCCCGTGGGCTCGTACACCCGCGAGAGCGAGGTCCTGTTCGAGGCCGACGGCGTCTAA
- a CDS encoding helix-turn-helix transcriptional regulator encodes MKNDLAERRADSGESQADLAAAVDVTRQTINAIERGRYDPSLELAFALAAHYDSSIEDIFDPDIE; translated from the coding sequence ATGAAGAACGATCTCGCCGAACGTCGGGCCGACTCGGGCGAGAGTCAGGCCGACCTCGCGGCGGCCGTCGACGTCACCCGGCAGACGATCAACGCGATCGAGCGCGGCCGATACGATCCCTCGCTCGAACTCGCGTTCGCGCTCGCGGCCCACTACGACAGTTCGATCGAGGACATTTTCGACCCGGACATCGAGTGA
- a CDS encoding NADH-quinone oxidoreductase subunit J — MMEAVTFYLFAAVTLGSALGVVLLRDPWHASLMLGVSLLSVAVYYVMLAAEFIAVIQVLVYVGGVLILITFAVMLTQADEPVDSAVGESTGGEP, encoded by the coding sequence ATGATGGAAGCCGTTACGTTCTACCTGTTCGCCGCCGTCACCCTCGGGAGCGCCCTCGGCGTCGTGCTGCTCAGAGATCCGTGGCACGCGTCGCTCATGCTCGGCGTCTCGTTGCTTTCGGTCGCAGTCTACTACGTGATGCTCGCGGCGGAGTTTATCGCGGTGATCCAGGTCCTCGTCTACGTCGGCGGGGTGCTCATCCTGATCACGTTCGCCGTAATGTTGACCCAGGCCGACGAGCCGGTCGACTCCGCCGTCGGTGAATCGACGGGTGGTGAGCCATGA
- a CDS encoding complex I subunit 4 family protein, which yields MMIELLLAVTFVGAAVTFLAPNRVAGKLAFVVSLVPAAISLWLFAAFDGSGNALLGGDLAFESQASWFSLADYEISWFVGLDGISLPLVVLTTVLTTLAIVSSWTPIDERQSQFYGLVLFIEANLLGVFVALDFFVWFIFWEAVLIPMYFLIGIWGGPRRKYAAIKFFVYTNVASLVLFGAFMAFVFAMGDAVTSFALPELTQAFHAEGLQHTMFGLGTSTLASLIFVALFVGFAVKVPVVPFHTWLPDAHVEAPTPASVLLAGVLLKMGTYALLRFNFTMFPDQVETFALAIAAVAVISVIYGAMLALAQTDLKRIVAYSSVSSMGYVILGLVAFTQFGIGGATFQMVSHGLISGLMFMAVGVIYNATHTRMVTDMSGLASKMPIAVWILIAGAFGYMGLPLMSGFYAEFAIFYGAFGSELLSYAPVFTALAMFGIVIVAGYLLFAMQRSLFGPFRLETDYEIGRAPIHDIAPMIVLLGLIVLLGVAPDVIFEMITDAADPIVELHGGDV from the coding sequence ATGATGATAGAGCTGTTACTCGCGGTCACATTCGTCGGCGCAGCCGTAACGTTCCTCGCACCGAATCGCGTCGCCGGCAAACTGGCGTTCGTCGTCAGTCTCGTTCCCGCGGCCATCTCGCTGTGGCTGTTCGCCGCCTTCGACGGAAGCGGTAACGCGCTGCTCGGCGGCGACCTCGCGTTCGAATCGCAGGCGAGCTGGTTCTCACTCGCCGACTACGAAATCTCGTGGTTCGTCGGCCTCGACGGTATCAGCCTGCCGCTCGTGGTACTGACGACCGTGCTCACGACGCTGGCGATCGTCAGCTCGTGGACGCCGATCGACGAGCGCCAGTCGCAGTTCTACGGCCTCGTGCTCTTTATCGAGGCCAACCTGCTCGGCGTCTTCGTCGCGCTGGACTTCTTCGTCTGGTTCATCTTCTGGGAGGCCGTCCTCATCCCGATGTACTTCCTCATCGGCATCTGGGGCGGTCCGCGTCGAAAGTACGCCGCGATCAAGTTCTTCGTCTACACCAACGTCGCCTCGCTGGTGCTCTTCGGTGCGTTCATGGCGTTCGTCTTCGCCATGGGTGACGCCGTCACCAGCTTCGCCCTGCCCGAACTCACGCAGGCGTTCCACGCCGAGGGACTCCAGCACACCATGTTCGGTCTCGGCACGTCGACGCTGGCGTCGCTCATCTTCGTCGCGCTCTTCGTTGGCTTCGCCGTGAAGGTTCCCGTCGTCCCCTTCCACACCTGGCTTCCGGACGCCCACGTGGAGGCCCCGACGCCCGCGTCGGTACTGCTGGCCGGTGTCCTGTTGAAGATGGGGACGTACGCGCTGTTGCGATTCAACTTCACCATGTTCCCCGATCAGGTCGAGACGTTCGCCCTGGCGATCGCCGCAGTCGCGGTGATCAGCGTCATCTACGGGGCGATGCTCGCGCTCGCCCAGACCGACTTGAAACGCATCGTCGCCTACTCGTCGGTCTCCTCGATGGGCTACGTCATCCTCGGGCTGGTCGCGTTCACCCAGTTCGGTATCGGCGGCGCCACCTTCCAGATGGTGAGCCACGGCCTGATCTCCGGGCTGATGTTCATGGCCGTCGGCGTCATCTACAACGCGACCCACACCCGGATGGTCACCGACATGTCCGGGCTCGCTTCGAAGATGCCGATCGCCGTCTGGATCCTGATCGCCGGCGCGTTCGGCTACATGGGCCTGCCGCTGATGAGCGGGTTCTACGCCGAGTTCGCCATCTTCTACGGCGCGTTCGGTTCCGAGCTTCTATCCTACGCGCCCGTGTTCACCGCGCTCGCGATGTTCGGCATCGTGATCGTCGCGGGCTATCTGCTCTTTGCGATGCAACGGAGTCTCTTCGGGCCGTTCCGACTCGAGACCGATTACGAGATCGGACGCGCACCGATTCACGACATCGCGCCCATGATCGTCCTGCTGGGGTTGATCGTCCTGCTCGGCGTCGCCCCCGACGTGATCTTCGAGATGATCACCGACGCCGCCGACCCGATCGTCGAACTACACGGAGGTGACGTCTAA
- a CDS encoding ABC transporter ATP-binding protein: MSETVEPDQSNPPRNSVAVGSAIDGTPRAASEQTWQTDDAVVEATNLTKTYGSGDDRVTAVDGLDLDIERGTAVGVLGPNGAGKTTTIKLLLGLILPDDGSARIGEVDVVDSPRAGYGRVSAMLEGARNVYWRLTVRENIRFFARLANRPVDEDRIEALIEQVGLTEKADATVNELSRGMKQKTSLACTLVRETPVVFLDEPTLGLDVESSLDLRRELRRLVEREDRTVVLSSHDMDVIEAVCDRVVIMNEGRIVADDSIDELLSVFRTQSYRIRLDGSLAAETKDALEADLEATEWVEQGGQTQFDLPSVRGPEFHDLMRTIESSSAAFRSVDLLEPDLEEVFLEITDERAEPERDETDGSETDSNTGATNGGDRW, from the coding sequence ATGAGCGAAACCGTAGAGCCAGATCAGTCCAACCCTCCCCGTAACAGCGTGGCCGTGGGGTCAGCGATCGACGGGACCCCACGGGCAGCGAGCGAGCAAACGTGGCAGACGGACGACGCCGTGGTCGAAGCGACGAACCTCACCAAAACGTACGGATCGGGTGACGACCGCGTGACGGCCGTCGACGGACTCGACCTCGATATCGAACGGGGGACGGCCGTCGGCGTACTTGGGCCGAACGGGGCCGGCAAGACCACGACGATCAAGCTCCTGCTCGGGTTGATCCTTCCCGACGACGGGTCGGCGCGGATCGGCGAGGTCGACGTCGTCGACTCGCCGCGGGCGGGGTACGGGCGGGTCAGCGCGATGCTCGAAGGAGCCCGAAACGTCTACTGGCGGTTGACGGTCAGAGAAAATATTAGATTCTTCGCCAGACTCGCGAACAGACCGGTCGACGAAGACCGGATCGAGGCGCTCATCGAGCAGGTCGGCCTGACCGAGAAGGCGGACGCGACCGTCAACGAACTCTCCCGGGGGATGAAACAGAAGACGTCGCTCGCCTGTACGCTCGTCCGAGAGACGCCCGTCGTCTTCTTAGACGAACCGACGCTCGGCTTAGACGTCGAGAGTTCGCTCGACCTGCGCCGGGAACTGCGCCGGCTGGTCGAGCGCGAGGATCGAACCGTCGTCCTCTCGAGTCACGACATGGACGTCATCGAGGCCGTCTGCGATCGCGTGGTGATCATGAACGAGGGCCGGATCGTCGCCGACGACTCGATCGACGAACTGCTGTCGGTGTTTCGCACCCAGTCCTACCGGATTCGACTCGACGGATCGCTCGCCGCGGAGACGAAGGATGCGCTCGAAGCCGACCTCGAGGCGACCGAGTGGGTCGAACAGGGCGGGCAAACGCAGTTCGACCTCCCGTCGGTCCGCGGCCCGGAGTTTCACGACCTGATGCGAACGATCGAGTCTTCGAGCGCCGCGTTTCGGTCGGTCGACCTGCTCGAACCGGACCTGGAGGAGGTGTTCCTCGAGATCACCGACGAACGAGCCGAACCCGAGCGTGACGAGACGGACGGGAGTGAAACGGACTCGAACACCGGCGCGACGAACGGAGGGGATCGGTGGTGA
- the nuoL gene encoding NADH-quinone oxidoreductase subunit L: MEGLFSYAPAIVLFPLVAFAITVLFGRYLPMKGAIPGIVATGGSLVLSLGMVGAVYSADEPYNESLYTWVATDDITFHFGALVDQLSALMLVVVSLIAFLVHVFSLSYMNAEGETGLPRYYAGLGLFTFSMLAFVIADNLLMAFIFFELVGLCSFILIGFWYETRSAPSAAKKAFLVTRFGDYFFLIGVVAIAASFGTLNFAGDASFVNAAQDALAGEGDAWIPGDLSAEQWITITGLLVLGGVLGKSAQFPLHTWLPDAMEGPTPVSALIHAATMVAAGVYLVARMFGYYALSPTALAIIAFVGGFTALFAATMGCVKDDIKQVLAYSTISQYGYMMLALGVGGYVAGVFHLINHAFFKALLFLGAGAVIIAMHHEQDMWKMGGLKEKMPVTYWTFVAGALALAGIIPFSGFWSKDEILYDAMIVGANEPLILLAYLMALVAVFFTGFYTFRMILLTFHGEPRTDAAEKPHGIGIPAKVPLVVLGVLAVVAGVLNLAPVAKLANLDIEFLHQWLEGGVEGATYLAYSDLIGDVYATELAGWEPFDVIVAAGLSLALAFGGAGLAWKLYNVPEPVRHTERLGRAREIAVANYYQDEYQVWLARDVTLPTARFTDRFDQTVIDGLVNGVSSVSLFGGGRVSRLQTGLVTNYAALLVLGFLALLVALGVYGGWFV, translated from the coding sequence ATGGAAGGACTGTTCAGTTACGCACCCGCGATCGTCCTCTTCCCGCTGGTAGCGTTCGCGATCACGGTACTCTTCGGCCGCTACCTGCCGATGAAGGGGGCGATTCCGGGTATCGTGGCGACCGGTGGATCGCTCGTCCTCTCGCTGGGGATGGTTGGTGCCGTCTACAGCGCGGACGAACCGTACAACGAATCGCTTTACACGTGGGTGGCGACCGACGACATCACCTTTCACTTCGGCGCGTTGGTCGATCAGCTCTCGGCGCTGATGCTGGTCGTTGTCTCGCTGATCGCATTCCTGGTTCACGTGTTCAGCCTGAGCTACATGAACGCCGAGGGCGAGACCGGCCTGCCGCGGTACTACGCCGGCCTCGGGCTCTTTACGTTCAGCATGCTCGCGTTCGTCATCGCGGACAACCTGCTGATGGCCTTTATCTTCTTCGAGCTGGTGGGGCTGTGCTCGTTCATCCTGATCGGCTTCTGGTACGAGACGCGCTCTGCGCCGTCGGCCGCAAAGAAGGCGTTCCTCGTCACGCGATTCGGGGACTACTTCTTCCTGATCGGCGTCGTGGCGATCGCGGCGTCCTTCGGCACGCTCAACTTCGCAGGTGACGCGTCGTTCGTCAACGCGGCCCAGGACGCACTGGCCGGCGAGGGCGACGCCTGGATTCCGGGCGATCTCTCCGCCGAGCAGTGGATAACGATCACCGGACTGCTGGTGCTCGGCGGCGTGCTGGGTAAATCCGCCCAGTTCCCGCTTCACACCTGGTTGCCCGACGCGATGGAAGGTCCGACGCCCGTCTCGGCGCTGATTCACGCGGCGACGATGGTCGCCGCCGGGGTTTACCTCGTCGCACGGATGTTCGGCTACTACGCCCTGTCACCGACGGCGCTCGCGATAATCGCCTTCGTCGGCGGCTTTACGGCGCTCTTCGCGGCCACGATGGGCTGCGTCAAAGACGACATCAAACAGGTGCTGGCGTACTCGACCATTAGCCAGTACGGCTACATGATGCTCGCGCTGGGCGTCGGTGGCTACGTCGCCGGCGTCTTCCACCTGATCAACCACGCCTTCTTCAAGGCGCTACTGTTCCTCGGGGCCGGCGCGGTCATCATCGCCATGCACCACGAACAGGACATGTGGAAGATGGGCGGGCTCAAGGAGAAGATGCCCGTCACCTACTGGACGTTCGTCGCGGGCGCACTCGCGCTCGCCGGCATCATCCCGTTTTCCGGCTTCTGGTCGAAAGACGAGATCCTCTACGACGCGATGATCGTCGGGGCGAACGAGCCGCTCATCCTCCTCGCCTACCTGATGGCGCTCGTCGCCGTCTTCTTCACCGGCTTCTACACCTTCCGGATGATCTTGCTGACCTTCCACGGCGAGCCCCGAACTGACGCCGCGGAAAAGCCCCACGGGATCGGCATCCCGGCAAAGGTGCCGCTGGTCGTCCTCGGCGTTCTCGCCGTGGTCGCCGGCGTCTTGAACCTCGCCCCCGTGGCGAAACTCGCGAACCTCGACATCGAGTTCCTCCACCAGTGGCTCGAAGGCGGCGTCGAGGGCGCGACCTACCTCGCCTACAGCGACCTCATCGGCGACGTCTACGCGACCGAACTCGCCGGCTGGGAGCCGTTCGACGTCATCGTCGCGGCGGGACTCTCGCTCGCGCTCGCGTTCGGCGGTGCCGGTCTCGCCTGGAAGCTGTACAACGTCCCCGAGCCGGTTCGACACACCGAGCGGCTGGGTCGGGCACGTGAGATCGCTGTAGCGAACTACTACCAGGACGAGTACCAGGTCTGGCTCGCCCGCGACGTGACGCTGCCGACGGCGCGCTTTACCGACCGATTCGACCAGACCGTCATCGACGGGCTCGTAAACGGCGTCAGTAGCGTGAGTCTCTTCGGCGGCGGTCGCGTCTCGCGCCTTCAGACCGGACTGGTGACCAACTACGCCGCCTTGCTGGTGCTCGGATTCCTCGCGTTACTCGTCGCCCTCGGCGTCTACGGAGGCTGGTTCGTATGA